From one Neovison vison isolate M4711 chromosome 1, ASM_NN_V1, whole genome shotgun sequence genomic stretch:
- the LOC122902063 gene encoding LOW QUALITY PROTEIN: heterogeneous nuclear ribonucleoprotein R-like (The sequence of the model RefSeq protein was modified relative to this genomic sequence to represent the inferred CDS: inserted 4 bases in 4 codons), protein MANQVNGNVVQLKEEEEPEEPMDTSSVTHTEHYKTLIEAGLPQKVAERLDEIFQTGLIAYVDLDERAIDALREFNEEGALSVLQQFKESDLXHVQKKSAFLCGVMKTCRXREKQGSKVQESTKGPDEVKIKAVLERTGYTLDVTTGQRKYGGPPPDSVYSGVQSGIGTEVFVGKMSRDLYEDELVPLFEKAGPIWDPCLMMDPLSGQNRGYAFITFCGKEAAQETIKLCDSYEIHPRKHLGVRISVANNRLFVGSIPKNKTKENILEEFSKVTEGLVDVILYHQPDDKKKNRGFCFLEYEDYKSAAQARCQLMSGKVKVWGNVVTVEWADPVEEPDPEVMAKVKVLFVRNLATMVTEEILEKSFSEFGKPKRVKKLKDYAFVHFEDRGAAVKAMDEMNGKETEGEEIEIVLAKPSDKKRKEHQAARQASRSTAYEDYYYHPSPRMPPPIRGQGHXGGRGGYGYPPDYYGYEDYYDDYYGYDYHNYRGGYEGPYYGYDDGYAVRGRAGGRRGRGAPPPPRGPGAPSPRGRAGYSQREAPLGPPRGSRGGRXGPAQQQRGCGSRGSRSNRGGNVGGKRKADGYNQPDSKTNNEQNWGSQPITQQPLQQGGDYSGNYGYNNDNQEFYQDTYGQQWK, encoded by the exons ATGGCTAATCAGGTGAATGGTAATGTGGTACAgttaaaagaagaggaagaacca gaagaaccaaTGGATACTTCCAGTGTAACTCACACAGAGCATTACAAGACTCTGATAGAGGCAGGCCTCCCACAAAAGGTGGCAGAAAGACTTGATGAAATATTTCAGACAGGATTGATAGCTTATGTCGATCTTGATGAAAGAGCAATTGATGCTCTCAGGGAATTTAATGAAGAAGGAGCTCTGTCTGTACTACAGCAGTTCAAGGAAAGTGACT CACATGTTCAGAAAAAAAGTGCATTTTTATGTGGAGTTATGAAGACCTGCA TAAGGGAGAAACAGGGTAGCAAGGTGCAAGAGTCCACAAAGGGGCCAGATGAAGTGAAGATAAAGGCGGTGCTTGAAAGGACTGGCTATACTCTGGATGTAACCACAGGACAGAGGAAGTATGGTGGTCCTCCACCAGACAGTGTGTACTCTGGTGTACAATCTGGCATTGGAACAGAAGTCTTTGTAGGTAAAATGTCAAGAGATTTATATGAGGATGAGTTGGTACCCCTTTTTGAAAAGGCTGGTCCCATTTGGGATCCATGTCTTATGATGGATCCACTGTCTGGTCAGAACAGAGGGTATGCGTTTATCACCTTCTGTGGGAAGGAGGCTGCACAGGAGACCATTAAGCTGTGTGACAGCTATGAAATTCACCCCAGAAAACACCTTGGAGTGCGCATTTCTGTGGCAAACAACAGGCTTTTTGTTGGATCAATTCCGAAGAATAAGACTAAGGAAAACATTCTggaagaattcagtaaagtcacagagGGTTTGGTGGATGTTATTCTCTATCATCAACCCGATGACAAAAAGAAGAATCGAGGGTTCTGCTTCCTTGAATATGAAGATTACAAGTCAGCAGCACAAGCCAGATGCCAGCTGATGAGTGGAAAAGTAAAAGTGTGGGGGAATGTAGTTACAGTTGAATGGGCTGACCCTGTGGAAGAACCAGATCCAGAAGTCATGGCTAAGGTGAAAGTTTTATTTGTGAGAAACTTGGCTACTATGGTGACAGAAGAAATATTGGAAAAGTCATTTTCTGAatttggaaaacccaaacgaGTGAAGAAGTTGAAAGATTATGCATTTGTTCATTTTGAAGACAGAGGAGCAGCTGTTAAGGCCATGGATGAAATGAATGGCAAGGAGACAGAAGGGGAAGAAATTGAAATAGTCTTAGCCAAGCcatcagacaagaaaaggaaagagcacCAAGCTGCTAGACAGGCTTCCAGAAGCACTGCGTATGAAGATTATTACTATCACCCTTCTCCTCGTATGCCACCTCCAATTAGAGGTCAGGGTC GTGGGGGGAGAGGTGGATATGGCTACCCTCCAGATTACTATGGCTATGAAGATTACTATGATGATTACTATGGTTATGATTATCACAACTATCGTGGAGGCTATGAAGGTCCCTACTATGGCTATGATGATGGCTATGCAGtaagaggaagagcaggaggaaggagagggcgAGGTGCTCCACCACCACCAAGGGGGCCGGGAGCACCATCTCCAAGAGGTAGAGCTGGCTATTCACAGAGGGAGGCACCTTTGGGACCACCAAGAGGCTCTAGGGGTGGCA GGGGTCCTGCACAACAGCAGAGAGGCTGTGGTTCCCGTGGATCTAGGAGCAATCGTGGGGGCAATGTAGGAGGCAAGAGAAAGGCAGATGGGTACAACCAACCTGATTCCAAGACCAACAACGAACAGAACTGGGGTTCCCAACCCATCACTCAGCAGCCGCTTCAGCAAGGTGGTGACTATTCTGGTAACTATGGTTACAATAATGACAACCAGGAATTTTATCAGGATACTTATGGGCAACAGTGGAAATAG